From a single Stomoxys calcitrans chromosome 4, idStoCalc2.1, whole genome shotgun sequence genomic region:
- the LOC106087544 gene encoding cyclin-dependent kinase 7, whose amino-acid sequence MDNKLTRYEKIAFLGEGQFATVYKARDTLTEQIVAVKKIKIGSREEAQDGINRTALREIKLLHELQHENCIGLLDVFGHKSNVSLVFDFMDTDLEIIIKDPKIILTQSDIKAYIVMTLKGLEYLHMNWILHRDLKPNNLLVNSEGILKIGDFGLAKFFGSPSRIYTHQVVTRWYRAPELLFGARQYGTGIDIWAVGCILAELLLRVPFLAGDSDLNQLTKIFQALGTPNDETWPNLNKLPDFMQFVQFPGAPLSHYFTAAPDDLIELAEKLLALDPSKRCTCTEALEMKYFTNKPAPTLGHKLPLPSSNKQNVDEKPNLKRKILDAMEGVGNPKKLVF is encoded by the exons ATGGACAATAAACTGACTCGCTATGAAAAGATTGCCTTCCTTGGAGAAGGACAG TTTGCCACTGTTTACAAGGCTCGCGACACATTAACGGAACAAATTGTGGCTGTGAAAAAGATTAAAATCGGAAGTCGAGAAGAAGCTCAGGATGGCATCAATCGCACCGCCTTAAGAGAAATCAAATTGTTGCATGAGCTACAGCATGAAAATTGTATTGGCTTACTGGATGTTTTTGGTCACAAATCGAATGTTTCATTGGTGTTCGATTTTATGGACACCGATTTAGAGATCATCATTAAAGATCCCAAAATCATTCTAACACAATCCGATATCAAGGCCTACATAGTTATGACACTCAAGGGATTGGAATACCTGCACATGAATTGGATTTTACATCGTGATTTGAAACCCAACAATTTGCTGGTAAACTCTGAAGGCATTTTAAAGATTGGTGATTTTGGTTTGGCGAAATTCTTTGGATCTCCTTCGCGTATTTATACACATCAGGTGGTAACACGATGGTATCGTGCCCCAGAGTTGCTGTTTGGCGCTCGTCAATATGGCACCGGCATTGATATATGGGCTGTTGGTTGCATTTTAGCCGAACTTCTATTGAGGGTACCCTTTCTGGCTggcgattcagatttgaatcaACTGACCAAAATTTTCCAAGCCTTAGGCACCCCCAACGATGAAACTTGGCCAAATCTAAATAAACTGCCAGACTTTATGCAGTTTGTACAATTCCCAGGAGCTCCCCTATCTCATTACTTCACTGCCGCCCCCGATGATTTGATAGAATTAGCTGAGAAACTATTAGCCTTAGACCCCTCGAAACGGTGCACTTGTACCGAAGCTTTGGAAATGAAATATTTCACCAATAAGCCAGCACCTACCTTGGGCCATAAGTTGCCTCTGCCAAGTTCgaacaaacaaaatgtggaTGAGAAACCCAATCTGAAACGAAAGATTTTGGATGCCATGGAAGGCGTGGGTAATCCCAAGAAGTTAGTATTTTAG